Proteins from one Impatiens glandulifera chromosome 2, dImpGla2.1, whole genome shotgun sequence genomic window:
- the LOC124926385 gene encoding peptidyl-prolyl cis-trans isomerase FKBP18, chloroplastic: protein MASSLQSSVINGHGIEHNPFHIAKQTVRETVRRVTVVLPAGDISRRSAVLISVLPFGLISLPQPLLARERRNRKKIPLEDYLTSPDGLKYYDIEKGKGPIAENGSSVEVHFDCVYRGITVISTRESKLLAGNRSISQAYEFKVGSPPGKERKRDFVDNPNGLFSAQAAPKPPPAMYSIIEGMKVGGKRTVIIPPEAGYGQRGLNEIPPGATFELNLELLKVLPPDGK, encoded by the exons ATGGCTTCTTCTCTACAGAGCTCTGTGATAAATGGACATGGAATTGAGCATAATCCCTTCCATATCGCGAAACAGACGGTAAGAGAAACAGTCCGGCGAGTTACCGTCGTTCTTCCGGCCGGAGACATTTCGAGAAGGTCCGCCGTTCTCATTTCTGTTTTGCCTTTCGGTCTCATTTCTCTTCCTCAGCCATTACTGGCTAGAGAAAGAAGAAACAGGAAGAAGATTCCGCTTGAAGATTATCTCACCAGCC CGGATGGTCTGAAATATTATGATATAGAGAAAGGAAAAGGTCCTATTGCTGAGAATGGATCATCAGTTGAG GTTCATTTCGACTGCGTTTACAGAGGAATTACAGTAATTTCAACCCGAGAATCCAAACTTTTGGCTGGAAACCGAAGTATTTCTCAG GCTTATGAGTTTAAGGTTGGATCTCCACCTggtaaagaaagaaaaagggaTTTTGTAGACAATCCGAATGGACTTTTCTCAGCTCAGGCTGCACCTAAACCGCCTCCTGCTATGTATTCAATTATAGAAGGAATGAAAGTTGGGGGAAAG AGGACTGTGATTATTCCACCCGAGGCTGGATATGGTCAGAGGGGATTGAATGAAATTCCG CCTGGAGCTACATTTGAGCTTAATCTAGAGCTTCTGAAAGTGCTTCCCCCAGATGgaaaataa